One Vicia villosa cultivar HV-30 ecotype Madison, WI unplaced genomic scaffold, Vvil1.0 ctg.000477F_1_1_2_unsc, whole genome shotgun sequence DNA segment encodes these proteins:
- the LOC131628759 gene encoding uncharacterized protein LOC131628759 yields MASALECWSRRGSNNNNNDEDMVEQVLMETNPSSHSQPNHKDSSVIHKKFNKLTRNVSEAIASLKNTLNINLNLDSSKPDNNNSSRTSNNLVWGTVVRNLTQLYPGSQLPEKLMSNIRKHYDSLPPSYSQAGFDVKDVFLHIKLIEQALEDSQAAILIDEECDDEMQLQGSLFKLTFACNSPISWPAMSSALDSSSICCKKIQIFEKKGLTLGIVLLLVLSGAGQDNLVRTRVESALKFAMKKPKGSVVKLPFGLCGCQEENFKGRELGEIEEDCSGVYCENSSQKIQLEMPLPNSSFHVSVDEWQTIQTDADEMQKWLLNSDSLEFLEQIGQNSYKGAYMGKKVGIEKLRGCDKGNLYEFALRKDLLQLMTCGHKNILQFCGVCVDDNHGLCVVTKFMEGGSVHDLISKNKKLQNKDIVRIAVDVAEGIKFMNDHGAAYRDLNTQRILLDRHGSACLGDLGIVTACKSNQEAMDYETDGYRWLAPEIIAGDPESVTETWMSNVYSFGMVIWEMVTGEAAYNAYSPVQAAVGIAACGLRPEIPKDCPQTLKSLMTKCWNNTPSKRPEFSEILAILLRATKQQQ; encoded by the exons ATGGCTTCAGCATTGGAATGTTGGTCGAGACGcggcagcaacaacaacaacaacgacgaaGACATGGTAGAACAAGTCCTCATGGAAACCAACCCATCTTCACACTCACAACCCAACCACAAAGACTCTTCCGTTATCCATAAGAAGTTCAACAAACTCACTCGCAATGTTTCTGAAGCTATTGCTTCTCTCAAAAACACCCTCAATATTAACCTTAACCTTGATTCTTCCAAACCCGACAACAACAACAGTTCTCGTACTAGCAACAATCTCGTTTGGGGAACTGTTGTTCGAAACTTAACTCAGCTTTACCCTGGTAGCCAGCTTCCTGAGAAGCTCATGTCCAACATTCGTAAACACTACGATTCCTTGCCTCCTAG TTATTCTCAGGCGGGATTTGATGTTAAAGATGTGTTTCTTCACATCAAGTTAATTGAGCAAGCGTTGGAAGATTCACAGGCCGCGATTTTGATTGATGAGGAGTGTGATGATGAGATGCAGCTTCAGGGGTCTTTGTTCAAGTTGACATTTGCTTGCAACTCTCCGATTTCGTGGCCTGCAATGTCGAGTGCGTTGGATAGTTCCTCCATTTGCTGCAAGAAGATTCAGATCTTTGAGAAGAAAGGCCTCACTCTTGGAATTGTGCTTTTACTTGTTCTTTCTGGGGCTGGTCAAGATAACTTGGTGAGGACCCGGGTTGAAAGTGCTCTCAAGTTTGCCATGAAGAAGCCTAAAGGTAGTGTTGTGAAGCTTCCTTTTGGGCTTTGTGGATGTCAAGAGGAGAATTTCAAGGGGAGGGAGCTTGGAGAGATTGAAGAAGATTGTAGCGGTGTATACTGTGAAAATTCTAGTCAAAAGATTCAGCTTGAAATGCCCTTGCCTAATTCGTCGTTTCATGTATCAGTAGACGAGTGGCAGACTATTCAGACAGATGCAGATGAGATGCAAAAATGGTTGTTGAACTCGGATAGTCTAGAGTTTTTGGAACAGATTGGACAAAATTCGTATAAAGGTGCCTACATGGGGAAAAAGGTTGGCATTGAGAAGCTTAGAGGATGTGACAAAGGAAACTTGTACGAGTTTGCACTCAGGAAAGATCTGCTACAACTGATGACATGTGGACATAAAAACATTTTGCAGTTTTGCGGTGTTTGTGTAGATGACAATCACGGGTTATGTGTAGTGACAAAATTCATGGAAGGTGGATCTGTCCATGACTTAATTTCAAAGAACAAAAAGCTTCAGAACAAGGATATTGTAAGAATTGCAGTTGATGTGGCCGAGGGGATCAAGTTTATGAATGATCACGGTGCTGCATATAGAGACCTTAATACTCAGAGGATTCTGTTGGATAGACATGGGAGTGCTTGCTTGGGAGATTTGGGTATAGTCACTGCCTGCAAGAGCAACCAAGAGGCAATGGACTATGAAACCGATGGTTACCGATGGCTAGCTCCTGAG ATAATCGCTGGCGACCCCGAGAGTGTGACCGAGACATGGATGAGTAATGTTTATAGTTTCGGGATGGTAATTTGGGAGATGGTAACCGGTGAAGCAGCCTATAATGCATATTCACCCGTACAAGCAGCAGTAGGCATTGCCGCCTGTGGCCTTAGACCTGAGATCCCAAAGGACTGTCCACAAACTCTAAAATCTCTAATGACAAAATGCTGGAACAATACCCCTTCAAAACGCCCCGAATTCTCCGAAATTTTAGCGATATTGCTGCGAGCGACCAAACAACAACAATAG